In Tistrella mobilis, the genomic window GTGATTTCCTTCACCGGATCGACGTTGGAGCGCTCGATATAGCCCTGCAGAAGCGTGCCGTAGCCGGCGGTCCCCGGCACGGCATTGGCGGGCTCACCCGAAGAGGGGGTCTGGGCGAAGAGGTTGTTGCCCAGCGCTTCCAGGCCGCCCTCGTTCGCGAAGATGGTCAGTTCCAGCTGGCCGACATTCTGCGGATCCACCTGGCCGGCCAGCTTCACCTGAACTTCGCCGGTCGGGTTGATCGAGATTTCGGTCGCCTCGGGCGGGATCACGATCTGCGGCTGAACGGTGAAGCCGTCGGCGGTGACGATCGCGCCCTGGGGCGACAGCTGGAAGGAACCGGCGCGGGTATAAGCGTCGTCGCCATTGGGCAGCGCCACCCGGAAATAGCCGTCACCCTGGATCGCGAGGTCGAGCGGGTTGTCGGTGACCTCCAGCGGGCCCTGAAGAGTGATGCGGTAGACCGAGGCCGTGCGCACGCCCAGGCCGATCTGCACGCCCGACGGCACGATCGTGCCCACATCCGACGAGGCCGAGCCGACGCGGCGCTGGTTCTGGTAGAGCAGATCCTGGAATTCCGGGCGCCGCACCTTGTAGCCGGCGGTGTTCATGTTG contains:
- the flgG gene encoding flagellar basal-body rod protein FlgG, with the protein product MRSLSIAATGMVAQQTNVDVIANNIANMNTAGYKVRRPEFQDLLYQNQRRVGSASSDVGTIVPSGVQIGLGVRTASVYRITLQGPLEVTDNPLDLAIQGDGYFRVALPNGDDAYTRAGSFQLSPQGAIVTADGFTVQPQIVIPPEATEISINPTGEVQVKLAGQVDPQNVGQLELTIFANEGGLEALGNNLFAQTPSSGEPANAVPGTAGYGTLLQGYIERSNVDPVKEITNLITAQRAYEMNSKVITASDEMYSTVTKLR